Genomic segment of bacterium:
TTTCTCAAATCGGACGAGACTGCCCGGGAGTTTTTTACCAGTCCGCTTATCCCGAAGGAGTCCAAGCTTGGCATTATCAGGGAAATGGGCGCTAAACTGGGATTTAATGGATATACGGTCTCTCTTCTCGATATGCTGATCAGGAAAAACCGTATAAAGCTCCTCGAAACAATATATGAAGAACTCAGGGAAATTTCGGATCACGTTCATAACCGTATTCGCGTCGCGGTGACAACCGCATTTGAACCGTCAGTCGGTGAGCTCGATGATATGGCGAAAAAGATCAGCAGCTTTTTCGGCCGTAAAGCCCTCGTGGAGCGTCAGGTCGATCCCTCGATTATCGGAGGATTCACTCTCGAGGGAGACGGAAAATTTATCGATATAAGCGTAATTGGCCAGATCAGGAAGGCGCTGTCTAATGTGTGAATCCCCCGGAGGGATACTGTAAAATTCACATTCGGAAAACCATAGACCAAGAACCATAAACTATAAACTATAGACCAAGAACCATAAACCATAAACTATCTGAAAAAAGGTTCCTATAATGAATATTCGCCCTGAAGAAATCAGTTCCGTTATTCAGCAGGAAATCAGCGAATTCAAGATGGAACTCGAGGTCGAGGAAGTCGGCAGGGTCATCAGTACCGGTGATGGAGTCGCCCGGGTTTACGGCCTGAAAAACTGCTTATATTCGGAGCTTGTTGAGTTTTCCAACGGTGTATTCGGAATGGCGCTCAATCTCGAGGAAGAAAACGTCGGTTGTATCCTTTTCGGTTCAGATACCCTGGTTCATGAGGGTGACAGGGTTTCCCGGACAGGACGTGTGATGTCGGTGCCGGTCGGAGAGAGCATGCTGGGCCGGGTGGTCAATCCCCTCGGACAGCCCATCGACGGCAAGGGAGAGATCAAGACCGAGATTACAAAGCCTATCGACATCAAGGCTCCCGGGGTGGTTCAGCGCCATCCTGTCAAGGAACCGCTCCAGACCGGTCTCAAGTCGATCGACTCGATGGTTCCCATTGGCCGCGGCCAGCGCGAGCTCATCATCGGCGACCGTCAGACCGGTAAGACCGCTATTGCGATAGATACCATCATCAATCAGAAAGACACCGATGTTTACTGCATCTATGTCGCTATCGGGCAGAAAATGTCCACGGTTGCCAAGGTCGTGTCCTCTCTCGAGGAGGCCGGTGCGATGGATTACTCAATCGTCGTTGTGGCGAGCGCTTCCGATCCTGCGCCGCTCCAGTATATAGCTCCTTTCACCGGCGCCACAATCGGTGAATTTTTCCGTGACAACGGCAAACATGC
This window contains:
- the atpH gene encoding ATP synthase F1 subunit delta, with the translated sequence MIQNRQIAKRYAKAFLHEKLDKNAFDAMTEELKVFVDFLKSDETAREFFTSPLIPKESKLGIIREMGAKLGFNGYTVSLLDMLIRKNRIKLLETIYEELREISDHVHNRIRVAVTTAFEPSVGELDDMAKKISSFFGRKALVERQVDPSIIGGFTLEGDGKFIDISVIGQIRKALSNV
- the atpA gene encoding F0F1 ATP synthase subunit alpha, which produces MNIRPEEISSVIQQEISEFKMELEVEEVGRVISTGDGVARVYGLKNCLYSELVEFSNGVFGMALNLEEENVGCILFGSDTLVHEGDRVSRTGRVMSVPVGESMLGRVVNPLGQPIDGKGEIKTEITKPIDIKAPGVVQRHPVKEPLQTGLKSIDSMVPIGRGQRELIIGDRQTGKTAIAIDTIINQKDTDVYCIYVAIGQKMSTVAKVVSSLEEAGAMDYSIVVVASASDPAPLQYIAPFTGATIGEFFRDNGKHALIVYDDLSKHAVSWRQVALILRRPPGREAYPGDVFYLHSRLLERAAKLNDDLGGGSLTALPIIETQAGDISAYIPTNVISITDGQIFLESNLFYSGFRPAINAGLSVSRVGGNAQIKAMKQVAGQLRLDLAQYRELEAFAKFGSDLDKTTLAQLRRGQTMMELLKQDQFAPMPVEMQVAVLFLGVRGHLDDIPIGQVRRFEAEFVKFMNSEGKDVLEAIRKEKEMSVQAVELLTRRIEEFKATFVVK